The following are encoded together in the Kineosporiaceae bacterium genome:
- a CDS encoding antitoxin, with translation MSFLDKAKQKAEEYDLQTKAQHLAEAAEKAAKDAVHKAGDLAHDKRDTVLSRLDTVAAKVDAKTDGKYADKVAKAKEQLVKGVDKLAEQRHTSAPPTAETPAEPPAPSSPPPPPPSEPPLFEPPAR, from the coding sequence ATGAGCTTCCTGGACAAGGCCAAGCAGAAGGCCGAGGAGTACGACCTGCAGACCAAGGCCCAGCACCTGGCCGAGGCAGCCGAGAAGGCCGCCAAGGACGCGGTCCACAAGGCCGGCGATCTGGCCCACGACAAGCGCGACACCGTGCTGTCCCGGCTGGACACGGTGGCGGCGAAGGTCGACGCCAAGACCGACGGCAAGTACGCGGACAAGGTCGCCAAGGCCAAGGAACAGCTGGTCAAGGGCGTCGACAAGCTCGCCGAGCAGCGGCACACCAGCGCGCCGCCGACGGCCGAGACGCCCGCCGAACCGCCGGCGCCGTCCTCACCGCCCCCACCGCCACCGAGCGAGCCCCCGCTGTTCGAGCCGCCCGCACGCTGA
- a CDS encoding heme-degrading domain-containing protein gives MTLPCTAQDLAELAAQEERLVFPGFDHDTAWALGTHLVQAARAAALPVVVSISSGGQRLFHAALPGTVPDNDSWVERKVRVVLRFGHSSLYVGTQARLAGSTFEERTGLPPADYAAHGGSFPITVRGVGVVGAVTVSGLPQVEDHAFVVDQLTRFLAG, from the coding sequence ATGACGCTGCCCTGCACGGCGCAGGACCTGGCCGAGCTCGCCGCGCAGGAGGAGCGTCTGGTCTTCCCCGGATTCGACCACGACACCGCGTGGGCGCTCGGAACCCACCTGGTGCAGGCCGCCCGGGCGGCTGCGCTGCCGGTGGTGGTCTCCATCTCGAGCGGTGGCCAGCGGCTGTTCCACGCGGCGTTGCCCGGCACCGTGCCGGACAACGACTCCTGGGTCGAGCGCAAGGTCCGCGTCGTCCTGCGGTTCGGCCACAGCTCGTTGTACGTCGGCACCCAGGCCCGGCTGGCCGGATCGACCTTCGAGGAGCGGACCGGCTTGCCGCCGGCCGACTATGCGGCCCACGGCGGCTCGTTCCCGATCACCGTCCGTGGCGTCGGAGTGGTCGGCGCGGTCACCGTCTCCGGCCTGCCCCAGGTCGAGGATCACGCCTTCGTGGTGGATCAGCTCACCCGGTTCCTGGCCGGCTGA
- a CDS encoding TetR/AcrR family transcriptional regulator has translation MADTVSRLREAAEDLLLIQGQAGTTLRDITERAGANVASVSYHFGSKDALLAEVFGALLQEATTIQQRRLDALPDEASLEDVVRVWLTPALPAQGRDPREARLWTIIHRGMTERAPGLLAQADAVRPLVEQHLIERLAARLPHLSREELMVRHAATLAATAALGSQGVEVFLSSDPGTHLADRLVTWIVGGLRAPATP, from the coding sequence GTGGCTGACACCGTGAGCCGGCTGCGCGAGGCGGCCGAGGACCTGCTCCTGATCCAAGGTCAGGCCGGTACGACGCTGCGCGACATCACCGAGCGGGCCGGCGCGAACGTGGCCTCGGTCAGCTATCACTTCGGCTCCAAGGACGCGCTGCTCGCCGAGGTGTTCGGGGCTCTCCTGCAGGAGGCCACCACCATCCAGCAGCGCCGACTGGACGCGCTGCCTGATGAGGCCTCGCTGGAGGACGTGGTGCGGGTCTGGCTGACCCCCGCCCTCCCGGCACAGGGCCGCGACCCCCGCGAGGCACGGCTGTGGACGATCATCCATCGCGGCATGACGGAACGGGCGCCGGGGCTGCTGGCCCAGGCGGACGCCGTCCGGCCGCTGGTGGAGCAGCACCTGATCGAGCGGCTGGCCGCGCGACTACCGCATCTGAGTCGCGAGGAGCTGATGGTCCGGCACGCGGCCACCCTCGCGGCGACCGCCGCCCTGGGCAGCCAGGGGGTGGAGGTGTTCCTGTCGAGTGACCCCGGCACCCACCTGGCCGACCGACTCGTCACCTGGATCGTCGGCGGTCTTCGAGCGCCGGCCACCCCCTGA
- a CDS encoding MMPL family transporter, with product MSRWLGRIGALTARRPWWTVVTFVLSLLLLGGLTGAVGAGFTDEVRLGDTDSQRAADLLADRFPAVAGDTATLVFHTGAAGGVEGAEPNSAIRRCLATVAGQPDVATVTPLQVSPDGTTGFVEVLFTRTAADLDEGHLLRLEQGVDPLSAAGVEASMRGPVVDRWRDRPTPTGEVIGLLAAIVLVTWLFRSVVATLVTVGAALLGLALGNTVLALVSGFVDVPTVAPTIAIMLGLGAGVDYALFLTARFRERLRAGDDPTSAASRATGTTGSAVVTAGAIVVVSICGLYVTGITVIGRMGLAAAIVVAVAALTTVTLVPALLRLAGHRVLPRAERAGASVEEGREGRRARRLAERVARRPLRWAVGSTVLLLALAAPALDLRLGQPDDSNRPLGDTMRTAYERLADGFGAGTNGPLVIALDLRGVDDAPAVAARVADRLAVAPGVASVAPAQLNPARDAAVLAVVPQTAPQDAATSDLVDRIRGDVLPAALSGTGGRGHVGGQTATFDDLASKVADSLGLLIGVVVALSLVLLAFAFGSLVLPVVSALLNLLSIAAAYGVVTLAFQTRLGAGVLGVAEQPIVSFVPMLMFAILFGLSMDYNVFLLSAVREQRAAGHDARAAVPRGVGRTASLISVAGAIMTLVFLGFTFTTETEVRMIGLGLATAVLVDVTVVRLFLAPAVLELLGEKAWWMPSLLLRGGIRALDAAR from the coding sequence ATGTCTCGCTGGCTCGGCCGGATCGGTGCACTGACGGCGCGCCGTCCCTGGTGGACGGTCGTGACGTTCGTGCTGTCATTGCTGCTGCTCGGCGGGTTGACCGGAGCGGTCGGGGCCGGGTTCACCGACGAGGTCAGGCTGGGCGACACCGACTCGCAGCGCGCGGCAGACCTGCTCGCGGATCGGTTCCCGGCGGTGGCCGGCGACACCGCAACGCTGGTCTTCCACACCGGCGCAGCGGGCGGGGTCGAGGGGGCCGAGCCGAACTCGGCCATCCGCCGGTGCCTGGCGACGGTGGCCGGGCAGCCGGACGTCGCCACCGTGACGCCGCTGCAGGTCTCGCCGGACGGCACCACCGGCTTCGTCGAGGTGCTCTTCACCCGGACGGCAGCCGATCTCGACGAGGGGCACCTGCTGAGGCTGGAGCAGGGCGTCGACCCGTTGTCGGCGGCCGGGGTGGAGGCCAGCATGCGTGGCCCGGTGGTCGACCGTTGGCGGGATCGACCCACCCCGACCGGTGAGGTGATCGGCCTGCTGGCGGCGATCGTGCTGGTCACGTGGCTGTTCCGCTCGGTGGTCGCCACCCTGGTCACGGTGGGTGCCGCCCTGCTGGGCCTCGCCCTGGGCAACACCGTCCTGGCGCTGGTCTCCGGGTTCGTCGACGTGCCCACCGTGGCGCCCACCATCGCGATCATGCTCGGTCTCGGCGCCGGGGTGGACTACGCGCTCTTCCTGACGGCCCGGTTCCGAGAGCGGCTTCGGGCCGGTGACGACCCGACGTCCGCCGCTTCTCGCGCGACCGGCACCACCGGTTCTGCGGTGGTCACCGCCGGTGCGATCGTCGTGGTCTCGATCTGCGGGCTGTACGTCACCGGGATCACCGTCATCGGCCGGATGGGGCTGGCGGCGGCGATCGTGGTCGCCGTGGCAGCGCTGACCACGGTGACCCTGGTTCCGGCGCTGCTCCGGCTCGCGGGCCACCGTGTGCTGCCGCGCGCCGAGCGTGCCGGTGCGTCCGTCGAGGAGGGGCGCGAGGGTCGGCGGGCCCGGCGGCTGGCGGAGCGGGTGGCCCGGCGCCCGCTGCGGTGGGCGGTCGGCTCCACCGTGCTGTTGCTCGCGCTCGCGGCGCCGGCACTCGACCTGCGGCTCGGCCAGCCGGACGACTCGAACCGGCCGCTCGGCGACACCATGCGCACCGCCTACGAGCGGCTCGCGGACGGCTTCGGTGCGGGGACCAACGGGCCGCTGGTGATCGCGCTCGATCTGCGTGGTGTCGACGACGCCCCGGCCGTGGCCGCTCGCGTGGCCGACCGACTCGCGGTGGCTCCGGGCGTCGCGTCCGTGGCCCCGGCGCAGCTCAACCCGGCCCGGGACGCCGCCGTACTGGCCGTGGTGCCGCAGACGGCGCCGCAGGATGCGGCCACCTCGGACCTGGTCGACCGGATCCGCGGTGACGTCCTGCCCGCGGCCCTCTCGGGGACGGGCGGCAGGGGTCACGTGGGTGGTCAGACCGCCACCTTCGACGACTTGGCGAGCAAGGTGGCGGACAGCCTCGGCCTGCTGATCGGTGTGGTGGTGGCGCTCTCACTGGTCCTGCTGGCGTTCGCGTTCGGCTCGCTGGTGCTGCCGGTGGTGAGCGCGCTGCTCAACCTGCTGTCGATCGCGGCGGCGTACGGCGTGGTGACGCTGGCATTCCAGACCAGGCTCGGCGCCGGCGTGCTCGGAGTGGCCGAGCAGCCGATCGTCTCGTTCGTGCCGATGCTGATGTTCGCCATCCTGTTCGGGCTCAGCATGGACTACAACGTCTTTCTGCTCTCCGCCGTCCGAGAGCAACGGGCCGCCGGTCACGACGCCCGTGCCGCGGTGCCACGCGGTGTCGGGCGGACCGCGAGCCTGATCTCGGTGGCCGGCGCGATCATGACCCTGGTCTTTCTCGGCTTCACGTTCACCACCGAGACCGAGGTGAGGATGATCGGCCTCGGTCTGGCCACCGCCGTGCTGGTGGACGTCACGGTCGTGCGGCTGTTCCTCGCCCCCGCCGTGCTCGAACTGCTGGGTGAGAAGGCCTGGTGGATGCCGTCTCTGCTGCTCAGGGGCGGAATCCGGGCGCTGGACGCAGCTCGATGA
- a CDS encoding class I SAM-dependent methyltransferase produces MTMPESADAEPAPVPYAELAQVYDWLVRDALLDPRDAAAAYAPAAELISERGRVLDCAAGAGQLAVGLALGGFDVTATDASPAMIVRTRELAADHAVNLTTAVCTWDDLPALAVPGPFDAVFCVGNSISHAPGRAPRRAALAAMAHLLSPDGVLAVAARDWEYVRAAGYRVDVQDRLLHRHGRSGIVVRAWTMGETWDDAHHLEVAIALLGDDESVTTHRERLTLWAFRRDELLEDLAAVGLDTVFVTTFLGDGEYLVVARPSWPGRRGQTR; encoded by the coding sequence ATGACGATGCCTGAGTCGGCGGACGCCGAGCCGGCGCCCGTGCCCTATGCCGAGCTGGCGCAGGTCTACGACTGGCTGGTGCGGGACGCCCTGCTCGACCCCCGCGACGCTGCGGCGGCCTACGCCCCGGCAGCGGAACTGATCTCCGAGCGCGGGCGGGTGCTCGACTGCGCTGCCGGCGCCGGTCAGCTCGCCGTGGGCCTGGCGTTGGGCGGCTTCGACGTCACGGCCACCGATGCCAGCCCGGCCATGATCGTCCGCACCCGCGAGCTCGCCGCCGATCATGCGGTGAACCTGACCACCGCGGTGTGCACCTGGGACGACCTGCCCGCACTGGCCGTGCCCGGTCCGTTCGACGCAGTGTTCTGCGTCGGCAACTCGATCTCACACGCCCCCGGTCGCGCGCCGCGACGTGCCGCGCTGGCCGCCATGGCCCACCTGCTCTCGCCCGACGGAGTCCTCGCGGTCGCCGCCCGCGACTGGGAGTACGTCCGGGCAGCGGGCTACCGGGTCGACGTCCAGGATCGACTGCTGCACCGACACGGCCGATCGGGGATCGTCGTCCGGGCCTGGACCATGGGCGAGACCTGGGACGACGCGCACCACCTCGAGGTGGCGATCGCGCTACTGGGGGACGACGAATCGGTCACCACCCATCGGGAACGGTTGACGCTGTGGGCGTTCCGCCGCGACGAGCTGCTCGAGGATCTGGCTGCGGTAGGCCTCGACACGGTGTTCGTCACGACCTTCCTCGGCGACGGTGAGTACCTCGTCGTGGCCCGGCCGTCGTGGCCCGGCCGGCGCGGCCAGACTCGATGA
- a CDS encoding GPP34 family phosphoprotein, which yields MLLSLPEEVLLLLLHDVRGKPLVDGNALNAALAGAALVELTLDGALRLTGPDEPEVKPGRLVATGRPPQDPRLAAIIERMNGKKPKDAIGAAISAGWHPAPTTGLRQSLLQDLVQKWLLTEEKGTVLGFIPTTSWPQGHRRDVEDALVARVREVVVAEQEPDARTAALVSLLSAVDALPKLFPDQNKKAVRHRGKQVSGSNLAGTAVREALEAIQAALAVAVTVAIGSAIISS from the coding sequence ATGCTGCTCTCGTTGCCCGAAGAGGTCCTGTTGCTGCTGTTGCACGATGTCCGCGGCAAGCCCCTGGTCGACGGCAACGCCCTGAACGCCGCGCTGGCCGGCGCGGCGTTGGTCGAGTTGACCCTCGACGGTGCGCTGCGGCTCACCGGACCCGATGAGCCCGAGGTGAAGCCGGGTCGCCTGGTGGCGACCGGCCGTCCGCCGCAGGACCCGCGACTGGCCGCGATCATCGAACGGATGAACGGCAAGAAGCCCAAGGACGCCATCGGTGCGGCGATCTCGGCGGGGTGGCATCCGGCGCCGACGACGGGCCTGCGTCAGAGCCTGCTGCAGGACCTCGTGCAGAAGTGGTTGCTCACCGAGGAGAAGGGCACGGTCCTCGGCTTCATCCCCACCACCAGTTGGCCGCAAGGTCATCGGCGCGATGTCGAGGACGCGCTCGTGGCCCGGGTGCGCGAGGTCGTCGTGGCCGAGCAGGAACCGGATGCCCGGACCGCGGCGCTGGTCTCGCTGCTCAGCGCGGTCGATGCGTTGCCGAAGCTCTTCCCGGACCAGAACAAGAAGGCGGTGCGGCACCGCGGCAAGCAGGTCAGTGGGAGCAACCTGGCCGGAACCGCCGTCCGCGAGGCCCTGGAGGCGATCCAGGCCGCTCTGGCCGTGGCCGTCACGGTGGCGATCGGGTCGGCGATCATCTCCTCATGA
- a CDS encoding M50 family metallopeptidase → MAGVDWVDEVRERVVPVAAGGHAAGSDGVALDGVALAVVVTVAAALVFVPGLWRLARVAVTLVHELGHAMVGLAVGRRFTGFVVRGDMSGHAVTSGRPRGPGLVATTWAGYPAPALVGAGVVWTAVRGWSAPVITVGLVIVLVAVIRIRSAFTGIVMLAAVAGLASLWWWRTDQVQQQVLIGAGLVLIVGAWRHVLAVMRTGSRGDDPAVLAQLTAVPRVIWNLSFLVVAAGSSWLVVRQVVAA, encoded by the coding sequence ATGGCAGGCGTGGACTGGGTCGATGAGGTGCGCGAGCGGGTGGTGCCCGTCGCGGCCGGCGGGCATGCCGCGGGTTCGGACGGGGTCGCGCTGGACGGCGTGGCGCTGGCCGTGGTGGTCACGGTCGCGGCGGCGCTGGTGTTCGTGCCGGGGCTGTGGCGCCTGGCGCGGGTGGCGGTGACGTTGGTACACGAGCTCGGGCACGCCATGGTGGGCCTCGCCGTGGGCCGCCGGTTCACCGGGTTCGTGGTCCGCGGCGACATGTCCGGCCATGCGGTGACCTCCGGGCGGCCGCGCGGCCCCGGACTGGTGGCGACCACCTGGGCGGGTTACCCCGCCCCGGCGCTGGTCGGGGCCGGCGTGGTGTGGACGGCCGTGCGAGGGTGGTCGGCGCCGGTGATCACCGTGGGGCTGGTGATCGTGCTCGTCGCCGTGATCCGGATCCGCTCGGCCTTCACGGGGATCGTGATGCTCGCCGCGGTGGCCGGGCTTGCCTCGCTGTGGTGGTGGCGCACGGACCAGGTGCAGCAGCAGGTGCTCATCGGGGCCGGGCTGGTGCTGATCGTCGGCGCCTGGCGGCACGTGCTCGCGGTGATGCGAACCGGCTCGCGCGGGGACGACCCGGCCGTGCTCGCCCAGCTCACCGCGGTGCCGCGCGTGATCTGGAACCTGAGCTTCCTGGTGGTGGCCGCCGGCTCGAGCTGGCTGGTGGTGCGGCAGGTCGTCGCCGCCTGA
- a CDS encoding response regulator transcription factor — protein sequence MTIRILIADDQSIVRAGLATILGSQDDIEVVGQAADGREAVALARRLRPDVCLLDIRMPLLDGIEATRRIAGPEADDPIPVVVITTFDTDEYIHAALRAGAHGFLLKGAPPEQLIQAVHAAARGDALIDPAVTARLLADFVAQHPTTVVAQPLEPLTGREEDVLLAVARGQTNAEIAQVLHISLGTVKFHIAALMTKLAARNRVELARWAYETRRVR from the coding sequence ATGACGATCCGGATACTCATCGCCGACGACCAGAGCATCGTGCGGGCCGGGCTCGCCACGATCCTGGGCAGCCAGGACGACATCGAGGTGGTCGGACAGGCCGCCGACGGCCGCGAGGCCGTCGCGCTCGCGCGGCGACTGCGCCCCGACGTGTGTCTGCTGGACATCCGGATGCCGCTGCTCGACGGCATCGAAGCCACCCGACGGATCGCCGGCCCGGAGGCCGACGACCCCATCCCCGTGGTGGTGATCACCACGTTCGACACCGACGAGTACATCCACGCGGCCCTGCGAGCGGGGGCACACGGCTTTCTGCTCAAGGGCGCCCCACCCGAGCAACTGATCCAGGCCGTCCACGCGGCGGCGCGGGGTGATGCGCTGATCGACCCCGCGGTCACGGCTCGCCTACTCGCCGACTTCGTCGCCCAGCATCCGACCACCGTTGTGGCGCAACCCCTCGAGCCGCTCACCGGTCGGGAGGAGGACGTGTTGCTCGCCGTGGCACGTGGACAGACGAACGCCGAGATCGCCCAGGTGCTGCACATCAGCCTGGGCACGGTGAAGTTCCACATCGCCGCCCTGATGACCAAGCTCGCGGCCCGCAACCGGGTCGAACTCGCCCGTTGGGCGTATGAGACCCGCCGCGTGAGGTGA
- a CDS encoding sensor histidine kinase, translating into MRRAAVAWWREPAVANPPPRTRCDVLLAAAVLIVTAIEVLVRHDLAWPPAAATLGVLLATAVVIRRSHRLAAIALAFGGFAIVDAAALLAAAPPVVLYSGAVVLVPLYALWRWGSGREIMLGLGVIGLGVGASIASDGTGVTDALGGVAVVACTAAAGVTARFRSAAREHLVEQARLHEREELARELHDTVAHHVSAIAIQAQAGLFLARSGALADATQALEVIDREAARTLTEMRDLVGALRDHHTQPSLAPPRGVADLARLATDGSTDGVTSQPPRLVVRLDGDLTDLTPRVDAALYRIAQESITNARRHARQATRIEVTVTGGPTRIELTIEDDGTRVAAPGSGLTATGFGLVGMAERARLLGGTLSAGPKPDGGWRVQAVIARSGSPA; encoded by the coding sequence GTGAGGCGTGCAGCGGTGGCGTGGTGGCGCGAGCCCGCCGTGGCCAACCCGCCCCCACGCACCCGGTGTGATGTCCTGCTGGCTGCCGCGGTGCTGATCGTGACCGCGATCGAGGTCCTGGTGCGTCACGACCTGGCCTGGCCCCCGGCGGCCGCGACGCTCGGCGTCCTGCTGGCCACCGCGGTCGTGATCCGGCGCTCTCACCGCCTGGCCGCAATCGCCCTGGCCTTCGGCGGGTTCGCCATCGTGGACGCCGCGGCGCTGCTCGCCGCCGCCCCACCGGTGGTGCTCTACAGCGGCGCCGTGGTGCTCGTGCCGCTGTACGCACTGTGGCGGTGGGGTTCGGGCCGCGAGATCATGCTCGGCCTCGGCGTCATCGGGCTGGGGGTCGGGGCGAGCATCGCCAGTGACGGCACCGGAGTCACCGACGCCCTCGGCGGGGTGGCCGTGGTGGCGTGCACGGCGGCGGCCGGGGTCACGGCGCGGTTCCGCAGCGCCGCCCGGGAGCACCTGGTCGAGCAGGCCCGGCTGCACGAACGGGAGGAGTTGGCGCGCGAGCTGCACGACACGGTGGCCCATCACGTCTCCGCGATCGCGATCCAGGCGCAGGCCGGGCTCTTCCTGGCGCGCTCCGGCGCCCTGGCCGACGCCACGCAGGCGTTGGAGGTGATCGACCGCGAGGCGGCCCGTACCCTCACCGAGATGCGTGATCTGGTCGGTGCCCTGCGCGATCACCACACCCAGCCGAGCCTGGCCCCACCACGCGGCGTGGCCGACCTCGCGCGGCTGGCCACCGACGGGTCCACCGACGGGGTGACGTCACAGCCGCCGCGGCTCGTCGTCCGGCTCGACGGTGACCTCACCGACCTCACGCCGAGAGTGGATGCTGCGCTGTACCGGATCGCCCAGGAGTCCATCACCAACGCCCGGCGCCACGCCCGCCAGGCCACCCGCATCGAGGTGACGGTGACCGGCGGGCCGACCCGGATCGAGCTGACGATCGAGGACGACGGCACCCGGGTGGCCGCCCCGGGCTCGGGGTTGACCGCGACGGGTTTCGGTCTGGTCGGCATGGCCGAGCGAGCCCGGCTGCTCGGCGGCACCCTGAGCGCAGGGCCGAAACCGGACGGCGGCTGGCGCGTACAGGCGGTCATCGCCCGCAGCGGGAGCCCGGCATGA
- a CDS encoding methyltransferase domain-containing protein — MQPPDGARTFLTTGDAYDAFMGRYSVALATDFAESSGVTAGERALDVGCGPGALTAELVRRLGAESVASCDPSPPFVQVCATRNPGVPVRQGRAEELPYDDGSFEVALAQLVLHFVSDPSAAGAELIRVLRPGGRVAVCVWDFERGMQMLRAFWDAALALDANAPDELRVMRFGRAAELAEFLTGAGFTDVVEQELTVDSTYAGFDELWRGFLAGIGPAGSYCVALPETRQADLRAELFERVGSPSGAFTLQATARAAVGTRPG; from the coding sequence ATGCAACCACCGGACGGCGCCCGCACCTTTCTCACCACAGGGGATGCCTACGACGCCTTCATGGGCCGCTACTCCGTGGCGCTGGCAACGGATTTCGCCGAGAGCAGCGGGGTCACCGCGGGCGAGCGCGCGCTCGACGTGGGCTGTGGCCCGGGGGCGTTGACCGCCGAGCTGGTCCGGCGGCTGGGTGCCGAGAGTGTGGCGAGCTGTGATCCGTCGCCGCCGTTCGTGCAGGTGTGCGCGACACGCAATCCAGGAGTGCCGGTGCGCCAGGGGCGCGCCGAGGAGCTGCCCTATGACGACGGGTCGTTCGAGGTGGCGCTGGCCCAGCTCGTGCTCCACTTCGTGAGCGATCCCTCCGCGGCCGGCGCGGAACTGATCCGGGTGCTGCGTCCGGGCGGGCGGGTCGCGGTCTGCGTGTGGGATTTCGAGCGAGGTATGCAGATGCTGCGGGCGTTCTGGGATGCCGCGCTCGCCCTCGATGCCAACGCGCCCGACGAGCTGCGGGTGATGCGTTTCGGTCGGGCGGCCGAGCTGGCGGAGTTCCTGACCGGGGCGGGATTCACCGACGTGGTCGAACAGGAACTGACCGTCGACTCGACCTATGCCGGCTTCGACGAGCTGTGGCGGGGCTTCCTCGCGGGGATCGGCCCGGCCGGAAGCTACTGCGTGGCGCTGCCCGAGACCCGGCAGGCCGACCTGCGGGCCGAGCTCTTCGAGCGGGTGGGCTCGCCGTCCGGAGCGTTCACGTTGCAGGCCACCGCTCGCGCGGCTGTCGGGACGCGCCCGGGCTGA
- a CDS encoding MerR family transcriptional regulator: MVSIGEFARLGQVTVRMLRHYDQIGLLTPDRVDPASGYRSYAADQLARLHRIVALKDLGFTLDAVHRMLDDDLAAEELRGMLRLRQIELVTEHAQAQARLAGVEHRLRLIEKEKQMSQVEYVVKSLPARTVAVRPASVGSPEEIAGVMGRLFGEVAQAIGAAGGRPESALATYSSDDEGGVNMLVGFDYAGAEAPGFEVHTLPAIEAVCAVHLGAMDTIGASWQALFSWVEAQGWKPTGPCREIYLKAFPLDDQSGWVTELQQPVTR, translated from the coding sequence ATGGTGTCCATCGGAGAGTTCGCTCGCCTCGGTCAGGTCACGGTGCGCATGCTGCGTCACTACGACCAGATCGGCCTGCTGACCCCTGACCGGGTCGACCCGGCGTCGGGGTACCGCAGCTACGCCGCCGACCAACTCGCCCGGCTGCACCGGATCGTCGCCCTGAAGGACCTCGGGTTCACCCTCGATGCGGTGCACCGGATGCTGGACGACGACCTGGCGGCCGAGGAGTTGCGCGGCATGTTGCGACTGCGGCAGATCGAGTTGGTCACCGAGCACGCTCAGGCGCAGGCGCGTCTGGCCGGGGTCGAGCACCGCCTCCGGCTGATCGAGAAGGAGAAGCAGATGTCGCAGGTCGAGTACGTCGTGAAGTCCCTGCCCGCCCGCACGGTCGCCGTCCGACCGGCGAGTGTCGGCTCGCCGGAAGAGATCGCCGGTGTGATGGGGCGGTTGTTCGGCGAGGTGGCGCAGGCGATCGGGGCCGCCGGCGGCCGACCCGAGAGCGCGTTGGCCACCTATTCCTCGGACGACGAGGGTGGCGTGAACATGCTGGTGGGCTTCGACTACGCGGGCGCCGAGGCACCGGGGTTCGAGGTGCACACGTTGCCCGCGATCGAGGCGGTGTGTGCGGTGCATCTGGGTGCCATGGACACCATCGGGGCGTCCTGGCAGGCGCTGTTCAGCTGGGTGGAGGCCCAGGGCTGGAAGCCCACCGGTCCGTGCCGCGAGATCTACCTGAAGGCATTCCCGTTGGACGACCAGTCCGGCTGGGTCACCGAGCTGCAGCAGCCCGTCACCCGCTGA